The genomic region GTGCAGCGCCATCGCCGGAGCGACGCTTTCGACGGTCGCAATTCGCACTTTCCCGGCGCCGCTGCGGAACGCCGCGCGAGCGCAGAGCAAAGCCGAACCTGGCACCTCGCGGCTCCCCGCGATGATCAGCAGCCGTCCGTGATCGTCCTTCCCGCCGTCGGAGTGAGCCGGCAGCGCGCGATCTTTGAGCATCGCGCGGTTAAGCTCGATCTCGCTCATCGCGTGCCGGTCACCTGGTCGGGCTCGCTGGTTGCCGGGGCCTTCTCCGCCTCCACCGGCGCTGGGTAGTTCCACATCGCCAGCATCGGCGCGCAGAGTCCCTCCTCGTCCTGCTCGAAATCGTAGCTGCAGATCCCGCAATTGAGGATTTCCGACTCGCGGTCGATCTTGAGGATCTCCTGCTCCTCCAGGCCTTCGAGGATGTAGCGGAAGCACAGGACGACGACCTGGTGGCAGATGACCAGAACGCGGCGGTCGGAATAATGAAGGTTGATCGTGTTGAGCATCGACCGAAGCCGGAGGATGACGTCGGCCCAGCTCTCTCCGCCGGGCGGCCGATGGTAGAATTTGCCGAGCATCGCGCGGTGCGCCGCCTCGGTTGGATAGCGGGCGCGAATCCCCGCGGTTGTCAGGCGGTCGAACACTCCGAACTCGCGCTCGCGAAGCCGCTCGTCGCTGACCGGCCGCTGCGGCCCCCCGGAAAGGGCGCCCGCCTCGCAGATGATCTTCGCCGTCTCGCGAGTCCGCGAATAGGGCGAGCAAAGGATGACTTCGGGACGCTCCTCAGGCGGAAGCGACGCGAACCAGTCTCCCGCTGCCCTGGCCTGGCGGCGGCCAAGGTCGGACAAGGGGACATCGACGTCGCGCACGTCGATCGCGATTTCGTGCTGGCCGGACTCGTCGGCGAGGTCGCGCGCGACATTGCCCTGGCTTTGCCCGTGCCGGACAAGCCACATCTTCGCCGGCCAATGTTGCCGCTGTTTCATGGTGGAAGAAACCGTGAGCTGTCCCAAATGTTCAAGAATGCGAAGACCACTGCTAGCGGGCGCATTGGTCGGAGCGAATGGCTATTACTGAAACTCGGTTCACCAGCTTGTTCCAGGCGGGGTTCGAATGCTCGTCGCACCGGCGGCGGGACGGCGTGCGGCTGGACCTGATCCGGGCGACGGGCCACGACAAGCACGTGCTGGCGGATTACCGGCGCTGCAGCGAGTTCGGCTTGCGCACCGTGCGCGACGGGCTCCGATGGCACCTGATCGAAAAGACCCCCGGGAAGTACGACTGGTCGAGCTGGATGCCTGCGGTCGAAGCGGCTGAAGAAGTGGGGATCGAGGTCATCTGGGACCTGTTCCATTACGGCTCGCCGGATCACGTCGACCAGGGCGGTGCCGACTTCCCAAAGCGCTTCACCGATTTCGCGATGGCCGCGCTGGAACAGCGAGCCACCGTGACTGACGGGCCGCCGCGAGTGTGTCCGCTAAACGAGATCAACTTCCTCACCTGGGCGGTGAACGAAGGCTATTTCCCGCGCGCCGGGCCGGTAAAGCCCGGCTGGTTCAAGCACCAGCTGGTCGCGACTGCGATCAGTGCGTCGCGGGCAATCAAGAAGCGCTGGCCGGACTCGATCATCATCGGCGCCGAGCCGCTGATCCACGTTGCCCCGCACAACCGCCGTCCCGCCACCGTCCGCGCGGCCAAGGAGAACCTCGGAGGCATGTACCAGGCTTACGACTGGATCCTGGGCATGGCCGAACCGCAGCTCGGCGGCGATCCGTCGCTGATCGACGTCATCGGGGTCAATTACTACCCGCACAACCAGTGGTATTTCAAAGGCCCGACGATCCCGATGGGCCATCATGAATACCGGCCGCTTTCGGACATGCTCGTCGACATGGCCAAGCGCTACGGCAAGCCGCTGACGATATCTGAAACGGGAGCTGAAGGCTCGGGACGCCCTGCGTGGCTTCACTACATCTGCGACGAAGTCCGTGAGGCACAGCGGCGCGGAACGCGGATCGAAGGTATCTGCCTTTACCCGATCACCGCTTATCCCGGCTGGGACAACAGCCGCCATTGCGACGTCGGGCTGTTTTCCACGATCGTCGCCAACGGCGAGCGCCACGTTTACCAGCCACTCGCCGACGAGTTGGAAAGGCAGAGGAAGCTGTTCAGCGAAGCTAGGTCTTCGGCACCGGCCTGATCATTGGGCCTCTATGTTCTGCCGCTCGCCGCTCTGCTTTTCCCACTGCGCCGCATATTTGCGAATTTCATCGAGCTGGATCCGCCCCCAATCGCGGCCGTATGCACCCGGTTCGACATTCTGCGGCTGGTCCAGCGTCTTCTGCCAGCGCCGCAACTCCTCCACGTAAGGATCGTATGGCTGCCGCTCGAAGCCGTCCTTGTCCTTGACGTCGTAGACGCCGATCTGCGCCCATTCGCCGCTCCACCAATCCGGCATGTCCACGAAGGGGAACAGGCAGACCCCTTGCAGGTCGATGCCGCAATTCAACGCCTTCAGGCATTCCTCGACGGTCATCTGCAGCCACTCGGCGCGGTTGTCCTTGAAGCCGCTGGTTTCGCCGATGATGATCGGGCGTCGATAGCGGTCCCATGCGCGCTTGAGCATCTCGCTTAGCGGCTCCCTGCGCGGATCGCGCGGGCCCAGGATCTCACGGCTCTTGTCGGCCTTCAGCTGGACCTGGCTGTAGTGGTAGACATTGACGCCGACGATATCGAGGATCTCGGGCGATCCGCCCAGTTCTGGAGCCAGCCGCCCGCACAGCATGTCCCAGGCCTCGAAGGTCCTGTCCTGCTCCTCGTGGCGCGCCTCGTCGGCCAGGTCGGGCCGGTCGGCAGGCGGCACGGCGTGAACGAGCGGGTCGACGTGAACAATCCGAGCACCGCGTTCGACCTCGCGGATCGCCTTCACCGCTTCGATGTCCATTCGGCACAAGGCGCGCTTGAGTTCGGCTTCCCGCCCCTTGGCGAATGGGTACATCCACTCCAGATCGGTCGCTGCCGCCGAGAAGAAGCTGATTTCGTTGACCGGAGTGAAGAAATAGGGCGGCTCGGCACTACTCGTGACGATCTCCGCGGCCGCCCGGCAATAATCGACGAACCGCTTCCGGCACTCGTCGGAGAACGGATCGCAGCCATCCGGAAGGCCGTAATGGAAGAGGTCCCAGATCGGCGTGATCTGGAATTCGGTCGCTGCGTCCTGGACCTCCTTCACCTGCGACCAATCATAGCGGCCGTTGCCGAGGTCGACCTGCGGCCATCGGATGCCTTCGCGGACGACTCCGATGCCAAGGTCCATTGCGTCGGCGAAGTCGCGCTTCAATTGGCGGTCGTGCCCCGTCGCCGCGACGAAGTCCTTTCGCTGGCGGTCTTTCCACACGAAGGTCGAGCATTCGAACCCGCCCATGAAGAAGGTCGGGAAAATCGCGGCCCGTGGCTCGGCTTTGTCGTCGGCCATCGCTGCTCCTCGCTGGCGAACGCGACTGTCCGCAGGGGGACGAACCCCCGTGCGCAACGGTTGTTCAGAGCAAGGAGACGAAAAGCGGCGTGCCGCGGCCGCGCAACCGCTACGTTGCCGGCGCTTTCCTCGGCTTTCCGGAAGGGGTGCCGATGTGCGGCCAGCCGTCGCGCCATTCGATCGGATCGATGAGGAGGATCCGGCGGCTGTTGATTTCGTCCTCCTGCCTTTGGCGCGGCCGGTCGCGGTCGATCGCGTGGTACAGCATCCACAGTTGCCCCGCCTTGTCTTCGACGACGCAATTATGACCGGGCGCGAGCCAGCGGCCGTTCTTGTGGAGCATCAGGCTGTGGGGAACGCCCTTGGCCTGCTCGAGGGTCTCGAACGGCCCCGTCGCGCTCTTGGAGCGTGCGACCATCACTCCGTACTCGGCGTCGGGGCCGCAGCAATTGTCGCCCGAGTAGAAGAGATAATAATGCTCGTCGTGACGGATCACCCAGGCCGCTTCCACAAGCCTTGGAAATGCGCCCTGCACCGGGTTGGGCCAGACGAGATCGACGGGCTCGCTGCCGGTCGCAAACGACATCCGATCCGCAGCCAGTTCCTGCACCTTGATCGGCTGGAATCCGGAGCCCCAGTATAGCAGGCGCTTGCCCGTCGCCGGATCGTCGAACGCCATCGGATCGATATATTCAAACCCTGCCCCCAGAAGCAGCGGCATGCCCATATCGACGAACGGCCCGGCCGGACTGTCGGACGTGGCGATCGCGAGCGCGTGGCCGCGCTCATGCACGTGGCAGAAATCCGGCGTCGCCGAATAATACATGAAGTAGGTCGACCCGTCGCAGATCACGCTGGGCGCCCAGAAGTCCTGGGTCTCCTGGGCCCATTCGGGCTTCTCGGGCAGAGCGTCGCCAAGTTGCTCCCAGCGGACCAGGTCGTGCGACCTGGCGACCTGGATGTTGATCCATTGGCCGTCGCGAAGCGTCTGCGTCGCATAGGAGTACCAATAGCCGTCCGGCGCACGGATCACGGCCGGATCGGGGAAGTCCGTATCCAGGATCGGATTGGTGTAGGTCTGTTCTTGCGAGGCGAAGCCGCCGCGGGCCGCCGAACCGCCGCTCGCATCGGCTGGAGCGTCGGCAGAATCGAATGAATCATGCATGGCGCCGCATATGGTCGCCGCAGGAGGTTCAACGCAAGATTCGCACCTCTATCCGCCGTTGGCCGCTATCATTCCGCAGCTAAGGCAGCTTGCTCGCTCGATCCCCGAGTGCCTCGCTTTTCGTCCATGCGGCGGAACGTGGCGAGCGCCTGCCCGACGATCTGGTCCATGTTGTAGTAGCGATAGGTGGCGAGCCGGCCGACGAATGTGACGTCCTCGGTGGAGTCCGCGAGCTCCTCGTACCTTTTGAAGAGTTCCTGATTCTCGGGCCTCGGGATCGGGTAATAAGGATCGCCTTCCGCCGACGGATATTCGTACGTGATGGTCGTCCGCGGATGCTCCTGGCCCGTCAAATGCTTGTACTCGCTGATCCGCGTGTAGGGGATGTCCGGCGAAGGATAGTTGACGGTCCCCGTCTCCTGGAATCGTTCCTGCTCCAGCGTCTGGTGATCGAACTTCAGGCTTCGGTACGGAAGCTTGCCGAACCGGTGGTCGAAATATTCATCGATCGGGCCGGTGAAGACGAGATGATCGGCGATTTGCTTCCAGCGATCCCTGAAGTCGCTGAAGTCGACGCCTGTGCGCACCTCGATCAGCGGATGACCCAGGATGCGCTTGAACATCGCGGTGTAGCCGCCGCTCGGCATGGCCTGGAACTTGTCGGTGAAATAACGGTCGTCGGTGTTCGTGCGGGTGGGGATTCGCGCGGTCACCGACTTGTCGAGTTCCGACGGATCGATCCCCCACTGCTTGCGGGTGTAGCCCTGAAAGAACAGCTCGTAGAGCTCACGCCCTACGGCGTTGATGACAACGTCTTCGGAGTTCTTGATTTCGTCCACCGGCTCCGCTCGCGATGCGAGATATTCCGCAGCTTCCTCGTCGGTCTTCAGGTCCAGGCCGAACAGCTCGTTCAAGGTCGTTCGGTTGATCGGTATGGGGACGAGCTTGTCGCGCACGGACGCGCGGACCCGGTGCTCGTAGGGCCGCCACTCGGTAAACTGGGACAGATAATCGACCACCGCGTCGCTGTTGGTGTGGAAGATGTGCGGGCCGTATTTGTGATAGAGGATGCCGGCCTCGTTCGGCTCGTCATAAGCATTGCCGCCGATATGGTTTCGGCGGTCGATGACCAGGACCCTGGCCCCGTGCTGGCTGGCAAGTCGCTCCGCGATGACGGAACCAGCGAAGCCGGCTCCGACAACCAGATAATCGTAAGGCTTGCGGTCGTTCGGCGCCGCGAAGGGCGCGTTCATTCCGCTGCCACCAGGAGCGCCGACTGGCCCGACTGAGCCTGCTCGCCGAGAAGCTCGCCGATCAGGCCGGACATGCGAGCCTGAGTGGTGCTCCAACTCGTCGCGGAAAGAAGCAGGTCGGCTTCGGCAAGCCACTCGCCGCCGCGCTCGAGCTTCAGCATGCGCTCGCACTCGGCGACGAATTCCTCGGCCGTGGAGGCAATCCCGACTCCCTGGAGATGGCCGTAGTGACGAACCACGTCTTTGACCGGCGTCGACACCACCGGCTTGCCGCCGGCGAGATATTCCGGGGTCTTGGTCGGCGAAATGAACTGGGTGGACTCATTCATCGCGAACGGCATGAGGGCGACGTCCCAGCCCGATAGATAGGCGGGCAGCTGCTCGTACTTCTTGCCGCCGAGATAATGGATGTTGGGCCGCTTCGGCAGGTCCTCCGGAGCGATCTTCACGACCGGCCCGACCATCACCAGCGACCAGTCGGGGCGCATCTCTGCGACACGATCGAGAAGCTCGGTGTCGAAGCGTTCGTCGATGACTCCATAGAAGCCCAGCCGCGGCCGGTTGAGGTCTTCCTGGTCGGCGGGCTCGAACTGGCGCGTGCGCGCCTTGGCGAAGTGCGTCCGGTCGACCGACGAGGCGAACAGGTGCACGCTCGGGTGGCGGTGCTTCTTCGCTTCGTACAGGCTTGTCCCGCCGGTGAAGACGAGGTCGGCGCGGTCGATCAGCTCCTGCTCGAGGTCGAGCAACTTGACCGGCGCGAACTTGAACTTCGAAAGCTCGTCCATCGCGTCGAACACGACCACGCTCGCGTCGAGATCGCGCGAGAAGGTGAGCATCATCGGCGTGTAGTACCAGGCGATCAGCGGGCGGCTGAGCCCGGCGGAA from Sphingomonas anseongensis harbors:
- a CDS encoding histidine phosphatase family protein, with the translated sequence MKQRQHWPAKMWLVRHGQSQGNVARDLADESGQHEIAIDVRDVDVPLSDLGRRQARAAGDWFASLPPEERPEVILCSPYSRTRETAKIICEAGALSGGPQRPVSDERLREREFGVFDRLTTAGIRARYPTEAAHRAMLGKFYHRPPGGESWADVILRLRSMLNTINLHYSDRRVLVICHQVVVLCFRYILEGLEEQEILKIDRESEILNCGICSYDFEQDEEGLCAPMLAMWNYPAPVEAEKAPATSEPDQVTGTR
- a CDS encoding glycoside hydrolase family 43 protein, yielding MHDSFDSADAPADASGGSAARGGFASQEQTYTNPILDTDFPDPAVIRAPDGYWYSYATQTLRDGQWINIQVARSHDLVRWEQLGDALPEKPEWAQETQDFWAPSVICDGSTYFMYYSATPDFCHVHERGHALAIATSDSPAGPFVDMGMPLLLGAGFEYIDPMAFDDPATGKRLLYWGSGFQPIKVQELAADRMSFATGSEPVDLVWPNPVQGAFPRLVEAAWVIRHDEHYYLFYSGDNCCGPDAEYGVMVARSKSATGPFETLEQAKGVPHSLMLHKNGRWLAPGHNCVVEDKAGQLWMLYHAIDRDRPRQRQEDEINSRRILLIDPIEWRDGWPHIGTPSGKPRKAPAT
- the glf gene encoding UDP-galactopyranose mutase; the protein is MNAPFAAPNDRKPYDYLVVGAGFAGSVIAERLASQHGARVLVIDRRNHIGGNAYDEPNEAGILYHKYGPHIFHTNSDAVVDYLSQFTEWRPYEHRVRASVRDKLVPIPINRTTLNELFGLDLKTDEEAAEYLASRAEPVDEIKNSEDVVINAVGRELYELFFQGYTRKQWGIDPSELDKSVTARIPTRTNTDDRYFTDKFQAMPSGGYTAMFKRILGHPLIEVRTGVDFSDFRDRWKQIADHLVFTGPIDEYFDHRFGKLPYRSLKFDHQTLEQERFQETGTVNYPSPDIPYTRISEYKHLTGQEHPRTTITYEYPSAEGDPYYPIPRPENQELFKRYEELADSTEDVTFVGRLATYRYYNMDQIVGQALATFRRMDEKRGTRGSSEQAALAAE
- a CDS encoding glycosyltransferase, with amino-acid sequence MSRFADEMTVVFWEEPVEIDSKEPALIRVRAAEDYPNVRIVVPHIPQGLDEEQRDATLKRLLDAYSAGLSRPLIAWYYTPMMLTFSRDLDASVVVFDAMDELSKFKFAPVKLLDLEQELIDRADLVFTGGTSLYEAKKHRHPSVHLFASSVDRTHFAKARTRQFEPADQEDLNRPRLGFYGVIDERFDTELLDRVAEMRPDWSLVMVGPVVKIAPEDLPKRPNIHYLGGKKYEQLPAYLSGWDVALMPFAMNESTQFISPTKTPEYLAGGKPVVSTPVKDVVRHYGHLQGVGIASTAEEFVAECERMLKLERGGEWLAEADLLLSATSWSTTQARMSGLIGELLGEQAQSGQSALLVAAE